Within the Acinetobacter radioresistens DSM 6976 = NBRC 102413 = CIP 103788 genome, the region TTATACGAGGACCAATTGGTTGTACGATAGATTTTAGGTGTAGGCTTCTTCATCTGGAAATTATATTACTGAAGAAGCCTTCAAGAATAGCTTTGTGCAACAAAGCCTTCTATTGCCGAAAAGTATATTGATACAGATGAAGAATCTAGTTCTGAATTTTATCTGATAAAAATAAAACCTGAGCTGGGGGTAGTGAAAATAGGTGATTATTACTCAATTGATAGCTCTGGAGTGATTAGTTATAAAAATGAGAATGAAAAGCTATTAAAGAAAAATTTAAAATAAGAATAGTGTAATATACCCTATCCAAGTTGGGATATATCTTTTAAAATAAAAAATTAATGGTAATGGGTTTAAAATAATAAGGAATTTGAAATGAAATTTTTGAAAAAAGTAATGATATTTTCTATTGGTTTAGTAATATCAAGTAGTCCGTCAGTCGCCAAAGAAATCAATAAAATAGAGAAAAATATTAGAGTAATTAAATATCCTATATCATCAAATTTTTATTCAGAATGTAGAGAAAATAAATCTGAAAAAGAATGCAAAAAAATAAGTGATATAAAAGATTATTCTTATAAATCAACTAAAATTTTAAAAGAACTCCCAGTTGAAGGGAGGTTTTTGTCAGATGGTAAAATAAAAGATCTTAATGTAGATAATTTTAGATTTATATCTAAAGGTAATGATATAGTTTACTCTATAGCTGAAAAATATGTAGATACAGATGAAGAGGCTAAATCAGAATTTTATTTGATTAAAATTAAGCCAAAACTAGAAATAGAAAAAATAGGTTATTATTACTCAATTGATAGCTCCGGGATAATTAGTTATAAAGATGAGTATGAAAAATTATTAAAGAAAAATTTAAAATAAAAATATGTGATATACCTCCTCTAAGTTGGGGTGTATTATTTAAAAAATAAAAAATTGATAGTAATTGGTTTAAACTAATAGGAAGTTTGAAGTGAAATTTTTGGAAACAGTAATAATATTTTCTATTGGTTTGTTAGTATCAAATTGTGGATTTTCTAAAGAAAATAATCAAAATTTTGAAAGTGATAAGAAGAACGTTTCTAATGATTTTGTTACAAAAGATAAAGTTTTAAAGTGTAACTTTGACCATAGTTTTATTGATTTTTGTTCAGATAATTATTTAAAGCTTTATAATAATTCATTGAGAAAAAAAGCAAACTTTGCCCAAAATAAAGTTGCTTTAGTAATTGATAAAGAAAGAGATACTGGAAAAGGTGCACCTAGAAAAGTTAAATACTTTGTCGTATTAGATCCAACAACGAAAAGAGTATATCCATTAGGACAATCTGTTGGTTATTTTGTTAATAATAGATTAGAAGAGATCATAAATGAGCCTCCTCGTATTAAATTTAGTCAAAATAATAATCAAATTTGTCTATCAGGTACAACATTTTCGTATCAAGATAATAATATAAATGTTGAGAATGAATGTTATACATTCAATCCAAATGATAAAGATTTTTTTAAAAAAGTACAGAAACAAAAAAATATAAAATATAAAAATAGCAATTTTCCCATTACATTTGAAAAGAAAAAATTTATGTGTAATGGAGTGAAGTGTAAAGAAAATACACTCACAAATGATAGGTTAAAAGAAATATCAAATAATGATAAAAATAGTGAACTTCGATTTCTTGTAAATGAAAGAGGATTTGATACAACCTATATTAATGCTTCTGCTGGTAGTAAGATTTTATATGTTTTAAAATATAGTGAGGGTGATAGTGAGCAAGAAAATATATATTTATCCTATTTTTTAGATGGTCTATTTAAAACTAAGGCATTAGGTGAAGTTAAATCATTTAAAATAGATAGTAGTCAGAATGTATATTTTAATGGTAATAAATTAATCTTAAATTAATTTTTTAATAAAACAGGATATCTTTAGTTGATATCTTGTTTTTAAATATAAAGTTTTTCTTATAATATTATTTTATATAGAATAATTAATTAGTTGTATTGTTAAATATAAAAATATTTAATATATAACTAAAAAATATTGCTAAGCTTAACAGTGGTATCATTAGTGGCTTCATTTCTGGCGATGAGCCTGGAGAAGGTGCGATGCATATAGAGATAACCTAATGAAAAATACTTTATTATTAATACTAGTTTTGTTAGTTTCTGGATGTTTCAATACAGCTAATACAGCTAATACAGCTAATACAGCTAATACAGCTAATACAGCTAATACAGCTAATACAGCTAATACAGCTAATACAGCTAATACAGCTAATACAGCTAATACAGCTAATACAGCTAATACAGTTTATTATTCATATAAGAAATGCACTTTAAAAAATGTTTGTAGTGAATTTAATTACATAAAATATCAAAATAGTTATGCATTGTTTGCTTATAAGCCTCCTGTAGATGAATTTTATATAAAAATAAAAGATAATAAAAATTACATTATCTATAAAAATATATTTTCAGAAGGTGTTGAAATGGGATGGGCACAAATGAAAATAGTTGCAAATAATGAAAATAATCTTATTATAGAAACTAATAATATATTTCAAACTTTAGGAAACTATAATATTATAGGCAATGGTGATAACTCTAATTATGTTCCCTCGAAAAACTATAGAAGAGATATGTATAAAATTAATGACTTCTATGATGGCTATTCTTTTAGACAATATCAAAAATTAACTTTCATAAAGAAAAATAAGCAGCTTTTACTTGATTGTAAAAACTATATGCAAGACCTAGATCCGAAGAATAATTATTCAGGTATGTTCTATAGTGTTTGTTCTGATAAGGAAAAAATTTATTTTAAAGAAATTCCAGAATTATAAATAACATGAATATTTTTATAATTATGTAAATTTAGGTGGTATTTTTAATTTCAGGATATAGATTTAATATAATAATAAAGATATATATCATTAATCATGCAAAGGTAGTAAAAGTGATTTATAAAATATTAATAGGTATGTGCTTATTGGCCTAAGTGCTTGTGATACTAAATATTTGAGTGATACTACTCATACTAAACCTATTAAACCGCGAAAAATAGAAGAGAAGTCACAAGAAAGTCTACCTACAGTAGAGAAATTGAAGATTAGTAAGGATATTAAGGAAAAACTAGATAATAAAATTTATTTATTATTAGATCCTGGTGAAGGAGGTATTATAAGTGAAAAACCTCTTAATAAAGATATTGTAATTATTTATAAAGATAATGAAAAAATTAAATATGATGTCGTGGCACCAGTATTGAAAAATGATGATTCTGATTGTGTTTCAAAATTAACTATTGTTACAGATGAGCCTAACTATTTTTATAATATTAATAAAAGAAGTAAGGATTTAGTTTGAGGCTATGGCTTTGAATTAAATAAGGATTAGATTCTATATAAAAATAATAAAGTTAGAAGGATTGATATGATAGGGAATGGAATCCCTAACATTATAACTGAATATTTTACAAAAGAAGGTTCACATTTTAATATTTGGGGAGGGCTTAATAATGAAGAAAAGCTATTACATCGTTATACTTATCTAGATATGGATTTACAAGCATCATGTACTAAAAATAAAGAAATATATAGTAAGGGTTTGTTGGATGTAAGGAATAAGTAGAGAGAAAATTAATAATATTTATGATAGATAAAAATTTTACTTAAAGATATAGATACTTTAATACTAAAAGTGCTTATATTAAAATAAATTAATATTATATTTCTACTAGTCGAATTTTAATGTAAAAAGTATTAATTATAGAAACTTTTAAAGCTATCTATTTTTTATATTTTTGATTCTCATAAAATTTAAAATGAAGAATTTTTTAGACTTTAATTAAAGTAATGTATTGTTTAAAAAAATATATATAGAGATTATGCAATAATGATTAGAGTCTTTTTTTTATTTTTAATTAGTTTAATGTATGCAGTTACAACTGAGGCAGGTCAGCCTAAGTCAAGTAATACAAAACTTTATTTTTCATATCAAATCTGTAAAAATTCAGGGAAGTGTAAGCATCTTATACCCACAAAAAAAGTGAATAATTATCTTTTTAAAAGACTTGATCCTGCACGTGATGAGTTTTATATAAAAGATAATAATGGTAATTTTACCTTATATTATAAAAATATTTATAGTGAAGATGTCCAAGTTGGATGGGCAGAAGCTAAAGTAGATAAAAATAATAATAATGAGTTGAGTTTAAATATTGATAAAATTAACTTGGCCTTGGGTGGGATTGATTTTATAAAGAATGGATATGCAACTAAACAGGCTGAATCAAAGAATTTTAAGTTAGGAATCTATTATTTAGCTGATAATTATACAGGTGCTCCATATTATCAAAAGCAAAAAATAGTATTTAAGAAAAATGCTGGAGATTTGATTTTAGAATGCAATAGCTATTTAAATAATCCTTCTGTAAAAGATGAATCTTATGGAGTTTTTTATGGAGTATGTTCCGAAGGAGAAAAAGTTTACTTTAAGCAGGTAAACTGATTTAATTATCCTTTTTTATATAAATATAAGGCTAATAGCTTTTATATTTTTTAAGTTAAGTTATTAACCAAAACTTTAGATTTAAGACTAATAATTTTTAATTTAATTTTATTAAAATGTAAGAAAGCTCTAAAATACTCTAGAGCTTTAAAAATATACCCTTCAGTTTTTTAACTCTCTAATATCACTTCAAGTAATTCTGCGCTAGGCGCAAAGTAATATGCCCCATCAAGTGGAGTAACAAAATGTAATAAACGGTCATGAATACCATCACCACTGGTTCCAAACATACGGTTCAGCATGAGATCGATAATGTTAAGGTCTTTAGTATAAGCAATAAAGAAAAGACCCTGATCACCTTTCCCATCACCATATGGGAGACTATGACGAAGAATCTCCATTTCCTCACCATTTTCATCTTCTACCACGGTACGTGCTATATGCGCATTCTCAGGTTTTACCTCATTATCCAGTTCAATAGACTCAAGTTTGGTACGGCCCATGATCTGCTCTTGAGTATCTACTTTTAAACGTTTCCATTTTTCCAGGTCATGTGCATAACGCTGGGCGAAAATAAACGATCCATCTGCAAAGACACCACTGTCTTCAGGCAGAAGCGCAACCTCTGCACGGTCATCATTAAATTGTGGGTTTTCAGTACCGTCAATAAAGCCGGTAATATCACGCCCATCAAAGTAGCGAAAACATACCCGCTCATCCAGCACCTCAACCTTATCTTTGATTCCCTCAAAAAATGCCTGGCTCAAGGCAAAACAGATGTCAGCACGTGCGCTGGCAATATGAATGAATACATCGGCAGGTACCACCGGCATCTGAAAAGTACCCTGCTGAGGAGCAAGCTGTTTAAAACCAGAAGGCATTTCTTTATAAAGCTGGAGCCATATTTCTGGACCGAAAGCAACGGCCGCTTTAATCTGTGCAGCAGGGTGCTGGGTAATCAAGCGGTCTCGTGTACTATGCAGTAGCGCGATGTGCTTTTTAAGCTCAGCCACTGACAAATCTTTTAAACGTAAACTGATAAAACGTGCATGGTCAGAAGGTAAGGGAAGGATTACCGATTGAGCAGTCATTAAAAACCCCACAAAATTTTATACAGGCTTTAAGCCTTATGAAATACTTGTTCTGATCTTCTGTACAGTAAAAATCAGGATAAATAAAATTGCCATAGTAAGTACAATACTTAAGCCGGTCGAAATGTCTAGACCAGCACTTGACCATAGTCCTACCGTTATTCCAATCTGTGCCATCACAAATGCCCAGATCACCATCTGTCTGGGTGAATGTGCAAGCAGACGTGCCGTCAGCGCAGGTATGACTAGTAATGCTCCCATCAGTAAAGAACCTACGGCACGCAATGCCAGAACTGTAAACAGCGCCAGCAGTAACATGAAAATCAGGCGCTGCCATTGGTTATGGATGCCTTCGCTGGCTGCAATATCCGGATCAATTGCAGTACGGATCTGGGCTTGCCATGATTTATAAAGCACGGCGAGTGCCAGCAGAATAACCGCAGCAAATGTAGGTAAGTCATTCCAGCTGATTGTAAGCAGGTCACCGAACAGATAACTGAGCAGTTCAGGCCTTAAACTGGGCAAGTGCTGGATAAACAACAGGCCAGAACAGAGCAGGGTCGCTGAACACAGTGCCAGTAAAGCATCACTCGGCAAGCGCGGATCATGCAATACCCATAACACTGCCACCAGTAATAAGGCCAGTAAAGTAACACCCATCCATAGTGGTAAGCTAAGTGCACCTGCAACGGCAACGCCAAGTAAAGTGCCATGCGCCATGGTGTCGGCAAAAAATGACATCCGTCGCCACAGCATCAGACAGCCAAGTGGAGCGGTCAGAAAGACCAGCAGGGTACCCATAATCCAGGCAGGAAGCAGAAGTTGTAGCCATTCCATCATTACTTAAACTTCCGGTTCAGGGTGGATATGTGGGCGGGCATTATGCTGACAGGGTTCAGCATGGTCACCATGCGCACAGTGGTCATGATGATGCTGATAAAATACACGTTGGGTTCCAAAGATTGCCTGATATTCAGGATGTTGCTGGACATTCTCTGGCAGGCCGCTACAACAGATATGCTTGTTGAGGCAAACCACACGATGCGTGCCTTGCATGACCCACTGCAAATCATGAGAAACCATTAATACTGCACAGCCATAACGTTCCGGCAGGCTCCGTACATAGGCATACAGTTCGGCCTCAGACTGAATGTCAAGCCCTTGCATGGGTTCATCCAGAACCAGGATATCTGGCTGGCGCAGTAATGCACGTGCCAGTAATACCCGTTGCCGTTCACCTCCGGAAAGTTGTTGCACTTTAGATAACTCTAACTTGCTGATACCCGTATCTCGGATGATTTCTGATTTGATCTGCTGGGAGCAGTTTTCTAAAGCCAGCAAGTCTTTGACGCGCAATGGCAAGCTATGTGATGGGTTAAATTTTTGTGGCACATACGACATCTTTAGCGTTTTAGCCGTGCGGACATGACCAGTACTCGGCTGCATAATGCCTAGCAATATCTTAATCAGGGTAGACTTGCCAGCACCGTTTGGACCGATCAGGGTCACAATCTCCCGTTCATGGAGCGTAAAATTAATCTGCTTAAGAATATCCAGCTCATCAAGCCTTACACTGATATCTTCAAGAGAAACCAGGGGCAGGGGAGAGCTTAGGCCGTGGTGTTGCACTGCTGACATAATCCTGAAATCTCGATAATACTGTGATGCGCATTAAAATGATCAGAAGCTGCCAGCTGCTCCAGCTGCTGCATCAAGCCTTGTGCTGATGCCTCTTTAACAATGTGACAGCGCGTACAGATCAGAAAAGCCGCCTGATGGCCTTCTCTTGGATGACAACAGGGAATATAGGCATTAATTGAAGTCAAACGGTGAATAAGGCCTTTTTCCAGCAGAAACTCTAGCGTACGGTAAACAGTAGGTGGAGCAGCCGGCCGGTCAGTATTACTTTTCATTTTAGCCAGCAGGTCATAGGCCCCCATCGGGCTGGAAGCTTTCAGAATCAGTTCCAGCACCTGTTTACGTAAAGGAGTAAGACGTGCACCCGAGGCAATACATAAGCTTTCTGCTTCAGCAAGACGTGCTTCAACGTTATGATGGTCATGTACGCCGTGCAATGTGTCATGATGTCCATGTGAACATGAGCTCATGCTAAAACCTCGAAAATAATTTATTAAATATTAACATGAAGCCTAAGCATGTTTCGAACAGGCATAGGTATTTTTGTAGAATTGTTATATTATAACATTAAAGGGTCTTGGTTTCTTCTTCATGTTACGTTTTATTCTTGTTGCTCTGGCACTATGCAGTTGTACCTTAAGCTGGTCAAATGACCTGGTTGCATCTACACAACCTATTTACCTGATCAGTAAAGCAGTTACCCAAGGAATCGAGCAACCCAAGCTGCTATTAGCCAATCAGAGCGGGCATGATATTACTCTAAAGCCGGCTCACCGTAAGACCATTCAGGATGCTTCTCTGGTGATCTGGCTTGGGAAAGCTCATGAAGCTCCTTTAGACAAGGTATTGAGCAGCCAGCCTAAAGCAATCTCTATCCTGGATTCAGGATTGGTAAAGCTGCTGCCACTTCGAAATACCCGTGGTAAAGCATTACCAAATACTGTCGATACCCATATCTGGCTTGATCCGAATAATGCGGTACGTATCGGCTTTTTTATAGCGGCCTTACGTTCACAGCAGTATCCAGCACATCGGCAGGCTTACTGGAATAATGCACGGGCATTCGCAGCACGTATGCTCAAAGTGACGCAACAATATAACCAGACTGGTCAGTCACGCCCATACTGGTCTTATCATGATGCTTACCAATATTTGGAAAGACCTCTTAATCTGCGCTTTGCTGGTGCCTTAACTGATGATCCACATATTGCTCCAACTATGAGTCAGATTCGTTACCTGAACCAGCAGCGGCCAAGTCAAAAAATGTGTTTGCTGGCAGAAGGCCATGCCAGCCAGGCCCAGTATCGTAGCCTGAATCCGATCATATTCCAGAAGGTCGACGAAAGTATGAGTAATGAGCAGGATTTTATTGTAGCGTGGAAAGATCTGGCTGATCAGGCCCATCGCTGTGTAGTAAATGCACGATAAACAGATAAAAAATGAACACCCTGAAAATCTCTCAAGAACCGGCTGAGGATTGAAAAAAACCATAGTTCAATCGGGAAAAGATTGCATGTTCAGGGGTGTAACTCTATAATGCCTGCGATTAAAAACGATCATCAGCTAAACTTGTCAAGCATTTATGCTGTAAGTGGGTAAAAATGAGCCGAACTAGTCGCTTGATTGACCGACGGTTAGCGAAAGCTTTGGTCTACCTGCAAGCATTTATGATACCTGTGTCTGCTTTGATAGCATGGCTTGTAAGTGATACAACCGCAGCATTAAGTGCCGCACTTGGTGCATTGGTGTGCTGGCTTGCAAGCAGTTATTTCTCATGGCAGTCATTTAGAACTGCCGGGGCAAGAGCTTCAAAGCAGGTTCTATTGAATATGTACCGGGGCATGCTCGGCAAGTTTGCAATCATGATTGTTGGCTTTATTTTAATTTTAAGCAATGTACAACCACTGTCACCGGTGGCATTGTTTTGTGGATTTATACTCGTTCAGAGCATGTCTTGGGTTGCCCCGTTTTGGGTATCTCGACTACAAAAACGAGTTTAAGCGCAGCAGAAATTGAAAAGTTTTTTTGGAGATGTGTGAGATATCAGGCAGCACGCGATATTCACCAGCTCTATTTATTATTTGACATTGACCAGGTGTGATTTATGGCTGCTGAAGAACATGCCCTTACTTCGACAGAGTATATTAAGCATCACTTGACCAATATGACCTATGGCAAAATGCCGGACGGTACTTGGAAATTGGCCGAGACTGCTGAAGAAGCTCAACAGATGGGGTTCACTGCAATTCACTTGGATTCAATGGGTTGGTCAATTGGCCTTGGTGTGATTTTCTGTTTGTTATTCTGGCTGGTTGCTAAAGCAGCCAATTCTGGTGTTCCTACCAAATTCCAGTCTGCAATCGAAATGATCATTGAGTTCGTTGACTCAAGTGTTCGTGATACTTTCCATGGCAAATCTCGCTTGATTGCGCCATTGGCACTGACCATCTTCGTGTGGATTTTCCTCATGAACCTGATGGACCTGATTCCTGTTGACTGGGTTCCTTACCTGGCTCAGCAGATTGGTGCAAGTGTATTTGGTATGGATCCTCACCACGTTTACTTCAAGATTGTTCCATCTACTGACCCGAACATTACCTTAGGTATGTCCCTGTCAGTATTTGTCCTGATCTTGTTTTACAGCATCCGTGAAAAGGGTGTTGGTGGCTTTGTTGGCGAGTTGGCACTTAACCCATTCAACCCAAGTAACCCAGTTGCAAAAGCGTTACTTATTCCGGTGAACTTAATTCTGGAACTGGTAACTTTCCTTGCACGTCCAATTTCATTGGCACTTCGACTGTTCGGTAACATGTATGCGGGTGAGTTGATCTTCATCTTGATCGCGCTTTTACCGTTCTGGATCCAATGGGCGTTATCTGTGCCTTGGGCTATCTTCCACATTCTTGTTATTACGTTGCAGGCGTTCATTTTCATGATGCTGACCATCGTATACTTGAGCATGGCAAGCGAAAAACATTAATGGTATTGCCTGACTGTTATCAGACGGTTAGGCACAATTTTTTAATTTAATTTGGTATAAAACCTAACCTCTGAGGAATTTTTCATGGAACTCACTTTAGGTCTAGTTGCAATTGCATCTGCTATCTTGATCGCTTTCGGTGCTTTAGGTACTGCGATTGGTTTTGGTCTTCTGGGCGGTCGTTTCCTTGAAGCTGTTGCACGTCAACCAGAATTGGCTCCACAACTTCAAACTCGTATGTTCCTAATCGCGGGTCTTCTTGATGCTGTGCCTATGATCGGCGTTGGTATTGGTTTGTTCTTCATCTTCGCAAATCCATTTGTAGGTTAATCAGCTTAATTCCCAAAACTCCACTATTTGAGGAATTGCTAAATGAATATCAACCTCACATTGATTGGCCAAGCGATTGCATTTGCGGTTTTTGTCGCATTCTGCATGAAGTTTGTCTGGCCACCACTAATCAATGCGATTAGTGAGCGTCAGCGTCGTATCGCTGATGGCTTAAATGCTGCTGAAAAAGCGAAAGCTGATCTTGCCGATGCACAGGCGCAAGTAAAGCAAGAGCTTGACGTGGCTAAAGCACAAGCGGCTCAATTGATCGAACAAGCGAACCGTCGTGCAGCACAGCTGATCGAAGAAGCGCGTACTCAAGCTGCGGCTGAAGGTGAGCGTATTCGTCAACAGGCAAAAGAAGCTGTTGATCAGGAGATCAATTCTGCTCGCGAAGAATTACGTCAACAAGTTGCTGCCTTGGCAGTATCTGGTGCAGAAAAAATCCTGAACCAGCAAGTTGATGCGCAAGCTCACAATGCCATGCTGACCCAGCTGGCTGCTAAACTTTAAGCGAGGCGATTATGGCTGAACTCTTGACGTTGGCACGCCCGTACGCCAAAGCAGCATTTGCTTACGCTTCTGAGCAAGGTGCAACTGACAATTGGTCGAATGCGTTACAAGTGCTCAGTGCTGCGGTGCAAGACGAAGCATTTTCCGCTTATTTAAATCGTCCTGAGCTTACACCTGTACAACAGGTGGAACTTTTTGCAAAGGTTTTAGGTGAACAACAAAGTCAGGCAGTGTCAAACTTTCTGATTTTGCTGGCAGACAATGACCGTTTGGCATTGCTTCCTGAAATTGCTGCAGAGTATGAAGAGCTTAAGTCACAGAATAATAATACAGTCGATGTCGTTATCGAATCGGCTTTTCCCTTGAATGCAGAACAGGAACAGCTGCTGGCAGATGCGTTACAAAAACGTTTTAATGCCGCTGTAAATGTTAGTGTTGAAGTGAATCCGGCGTTAATCGCGGGTGTTGTAATTCGTGCGGGCGAT harbors:
- a CDS encoding transcriptional repressor gives rise to the protein MSSCSHGHHDTLHGVHDHHNVEARLAEAESLCIASGARLTPLRKQVLELILKASSPMGAYDLLAKMKSNTDRPAAPPTVYRTLEFLLEKGLIHRLTSINAYIPCCHPREGHQAAFLICTRCHIVKEASAQGLMQQLEQLAASDHFNAHHSIIEISGLCQQCNTTA
- a CDS encoding F0F1 ATP synthase subunit B encodes the protein MNINLTLIGQAIAFAVFVAFCMKFVWPPLINAISERQRRIADGLNAAEKAKADLADAQAQVKQELDVAKAQAAQLIEQANRRAAQLIEEARTQAAAEGERIRQQAKEAVDQEINSAREELRQQVAALAVSGAEKILNQQVDAQAHNAMLTQLAAKL
- the atpE gene encoding F0F1 ATP synthase subunit C, with the translated sequence MELTLGLVAIASAILIAFGALGTAIGFGLLGGRFLEAVARQPELAPQLQTRMFLIAGLLDAVPMIGVGIGLFFIFANPFVG
- the atpB gene encoding F0F1 ATP synthase subunit A, whose product is MAAEEHALTSTEYIKHHLTNMTYGKMPDGTWKLAETAEEAQQMGFTAIHLDSMGWSIGLGVIFCLLFWLVAKAANSGVPTKFQSAIEMIIEFVDSSVRDTFHGKSRLIAPLALTIFVWIFLMNLMDLIPVDWVPYLAQQIGASVFGMDPHHVYFKIVPSTDPNITLGMSLSVFVLILFYSIREKGVGGFVGELALNPFNPSNPVAKALLIPVNLILELVTFLARPISLALRLFGNMYAGELIFILIALLPFWIQWALSVPWAIFHILVITLQAFIFMMLTIVYLSMASEKH
- the znuB gene encoding zinc ABC transporter permease subunit ZnuB; amino-acid sequence: MMEWLQLLLPAWIMGTLLVFLTAPLGCLMLWRRMSFFADTMAHGTLLGVAVAGALSLPLWMGVTLLALLLVAVLWVLHDPRLPSDALLALCSATLLCSGLLFIQHLPSLRPELLSYLFGDLLTISWNDLPTFAAVILLALAVLYKSWQAQIRTAIDPDIAASEGIHNQWQRLIFMLLLALFTVLALRAVGSLLMGALLVIPALTARLLAHSPRQMVIWAFVMAQIGITVGLWSSAGLDISTGLSIVLTMAILFILIFTVQKIRTSIS
- a CDS encoding F0F1 ATP synthase subunit delta is translated as MAELLTLARPYAKAAFAYASEQGATDNWSNALQVLSAAVQDEAFSAYLNRPELTPVQQVELFAKVLGEQQSQAVSNFLILLADNDRLALLPEIAAEYEELKSQNNNTVDVVIESAFPLNAEQEQLLADALQKRFNAAVNVSVEVNPALIAGVVIRAGDQVIDDSALNKLEKMRTRLLA
- a CDS encoding ATP synthase subunit I is translated as MSRTSRLIDRRLAKALVYLQAFMIPVSALIAWLVSDTTAALSAALGALVCWLASSYFSWQSFRTAGARASKQVLLNMYRGMLGKFAIMIVGFILILSNVQPLSPVALFCGFILVQSMSWVAPFWVSRLQKRV
- a CDS encoding metal ABC transporter solute-binding protein, Zn/Mn family; the protein is MLRFILVALALCSCTLSWSNDLVASTQPIYLISKAVTQGIEQPKLLLANQSGHDITLKPAHRKTIQDASLVIWLGKAHEAPLDKVLSSQPKAISILDSGLVKLLPLRNTRGKALPNTVDTHIWLDPNNAVRIGFFIAALRSQQYPAHRQAYWNNARAFAARMLKVTQQYNQTGQSRPYWSYHDAYQYLERPLNLRFAGALTDDPHIAPTMSQIRYLNQQRPSQKMCLLAEGHASQAQYRSLNPIIFQKVDESMSNEQDFIVAWKDLADQAHRCVVNAR
- the znuC gene encoding zinc ABC transporter ATP-binding protein ZnuC, with the translated sequence MSAVQHHGLSSPLPLVSLEDISVRLDELDILKQINFTLHEREIVTLIGPNGAGKSTLIKILLGIMQPSTGHVRTAKTLKMSYVPQKFNPSHSLPLRVKDLLALENCSQQIKSEIIRDTGISKLELSKVQQLSGGERQRVLLARALLRQPDILVLDEPMQGLDIQSEAELYAYVRSLPERYGCAVLMVSHDLQWVMQGTHRVVCLNKHICCSGLPENVQQHPEYQAIFGTQRVFYQHHHDHCAHGDHAEPCQHNARPHIHPEPEV
- a CDS encoding Dyp-type peroxidase yields the protein MTAQSVILPLPSDHARFISLRLKDLSVAELKKHIALLHSTRDRLITQHPAAQIKAAVAFGPEIWLQLYKEMPSGFKQLAPQQGTFQMPVVPADVFIHIASARADICFALSQAFFEGIKDKVEVLDERVCFRYFDGRDITGFIDGTENPQFNDDRAEVALLPEDSGVFADGSFIFAQRYAHDLEKWKRLKVDTQEQIMGRTKLESIELDNEVKPENAHIARTVVEDENGEEMEILRHSLPYGDGKGDQGLFFIAYTKDLNIIDLMLNRMFGTSGDGIHDRLLHFVTPLDGAYYFAPSAELLEVILES